In the genome of Paracoccus tegillarcae, one region contains:
- a CDS encoding sigma-54-dependent transcriptional regulator: MDGTVLIADDDRTIRTVLTQALTRAGCRVHATGSLAQLAKWVDEGRGDLVITDVMMPDGNGIDRIPEIRKLRPDLPVIVISAQNNIVTAIRATEAEAFEYLPKPFDLPDLMGKAGQALSRRPRRTSDAVDAQPELQGGPSDQSADPAMPLIGHAPAMQALFRMVARVLNADLPVVISGEAGVGKSMIARSFHDLSDRKAKGLVVLSAADPMDAALARIEAQVAGGSIIIENPASFDAAAQARLVGMIETFEADPEPSRSPRLISTMGEDPQADLAAGRLRTDLYYRLAGVTMAVPPLRARIEDIVPLARHLLARTATQGLPDRTLSDDAAALIRAHPFPGNVRELENAVRRLALTAAGPEITAAEVGDTLAQGLGADRLAHLGERATPVAERNTRQMPLAAGADTPLSDAVDAHLQRYFDLHGDQLPPPGLYDRIIREIEKPLLEIALDATGGNQLRCADLLGINRNTLRKKLTDLNIEVTRRRKLM; the protein is encoded by the coding sequence ATGGACGGAACCGTTCTGATCGCCGACGATGACCGCACAATCCGCACCGTGCTGACGCAGGCGCTGACCCGCGCGGGGTGCCGGGTCCATGCCACCGGCTCGCTGGCGCAATTGGCGAAATGGGTCGATGAGGGCCGAGGCGATCTGGTGATCACCGATGTGATGATGCCTGACGGCAACGGGATCGACCGCATTCCGGAAATCCGCAAGCTGCGACCGGATCTGCCTGTCATCGTCATCTCGGCCCAGAACAACATCGTGACCGCGATCCGCGCGACCGAGGCCGAAGCATTCGAGTATTTGCCCAAGCCTTTTGATCTGCCCGATCTAATGGGCAAGGCGGGGCAGGCCCTCTCGCGCCGGCCACGCAGGACAAGCGACGCGGTGGATGCGCAGCCCGAGCTGCAGGGCGGCCCGAGCGATCAATCTGCCGATCCGGCCATGCCGCTGATCGGCCATGCGCCCGCGATGCAGGCCTTGTTCCGGATGGTCGCGCGGGTGCTCAACGCGGATCTGCCGGTTGTGATTTCGGGTGAGGCCGGGGTCGGGAAATCCATGATTGCGCGCAGCTTTCATGATCTGTCGGACCGCAAGGCCAAGGGGCTGGTGGTTCTCAGTGCTGCCGATCCGATGGATGCAGCCCTTGCCCGGATCGAGGCGCAGGTGGCGGGCGGATCGATCATCATCGAGAACCCGGCCAGCTTTGACGCGGCGGCGCAAGCCCGGCTGGTTGGCATGATCGAGACCTTCGAGGCAGATCCGGAACCGAGCCGGTCACCGCGCCTGATCTCGACCATGGGCGAAGACCCGCAGGCCGATCTGGCCGCCGGGCGGCTGCGCACGGATCTGTACTATCGGCTTGCCGGTGTGACGATGGCGGTGCCGCCCTTGCGGGCGCGGATCGAGGATATCGTGCCGCTGGCGCGTCACTTGCTGGCGCGTACTGCGACCCAGGGGCTGCCCGACCGCACCCTGTCGGACGACGCGGCGGCGTTGATCCGTGCGCATCCCTTTCCCGGCAATGTCCGCGAACTGGAAAACGCCGTGCGCCGACTGGCCCTGACTGCCGCAGGCCCCGAGATCACGGCGGCAGAGGTCGGTGACACGCTGGCGCAGGGTCTCGGAGCCGATCGTTTGGCCCATCTGGGCGAACGCGCGACCCCCGTTGCTGAACGCAATACGCGACAGATGCCGCTGGCTGCAGGGGCCGATACACCGCTGTCAGACGCGGTCGACGCGCATCTGCAACGCTATTTCGATCTGCATGGCGATCAGTTGCCGCCGCCGGGACTGTATGACCGCATCATCCGGGAAATCGAAAAGCCGTTGCTGGAGATTGCGCTGGATGCGACCGGCGGAAATCAGCTTCGTTGCGCGGATCTGCTCGGCATAAATCGGAACACGCTGCGTAAGAAACTGACTGATCTGAATATCGAGGTGACACGGCGGCGCAAACTGATGTAA
- a CDS encoding ATP-binding protein produces MAGVASSAIRNGLGDSRRLEGRAMALLLGLGVVLAVATLLVLGPFGPQTPDWALRLVLLLDVVCLISLAGMVTMRLARMLAARRASAAGSRLHTRLVGVFAIVALVPTVLVALFAGLLVNIGLEGWFSDRVQQVVTTSQSAAIAYQEEHRRDLTQDAQALASVLTNAARNDPLIEDGMLRSLLVQGQGLIQRGLREAYVIDRAGDIRARGERSYLFWFEAPTEEHFDQVDLDGVTLIEDWQNNEFRALVKLSPLADRYLYVTRDVDGALFGLLDDTRQTVGDYQQLEQTRGRVLLEFSLVYLGFALLMVAGAIWLGLWFASRLSRPIGQLAQASEQVGRGDLDVQVPEPDTGDEIQTLGASFNRMTRQLKTQREELIESYRSSDEQRRLFDNVLSSVTSGVVGLDAAGEIDFLNRSATRLLRLDQARDIDALLSEAVPEFAPLFDRLTASVSETVQDEIRLTRDGKVESLLVRMAMRRANDGGLEGYVVAFDDVTELVSAQRMAAWGDVARRVAHEIKNPLTPIQLSAERVRRKFGANISAEDKASLDQYVDVIIRQTGDLRRIVDEFSRFARMPEPDRAEIDLARLLREAVLIQQDALKDALQVDIPEQPVIVDCDAGMLSQAFTNLLKNAGEAVDEKAGDAPDDWQPRIDVQMIAQPDAIEVRIIDNGTGLPADRTRLFEPYVTLKAQGTGLGLPIVKKIIEEHGGSLSLTDAPDGEGAMSIIRLPRERQPVRLMSRRNKQEKEQAGTV; encoded by the coding sequence ATGGCAGGAGTGGCGAGCAGCGCAATTCGAAACGGGCTGGGCGATAGTCGCAGACTAGAAGGCCGGGCGATGGCTCTGCTGTTGGGTTTGGGTGTCGTGCTTGCTGTCGCGACGCTGCTTGTTCTGGGGCCATTCGGCCCGCAAACCCCCGATTGGGCGCTGCGCCTTGTTCTGCTGCTGGATGTCGTCTGCCTGATTTCGCTGGCCGGTATGGTGACGATGCGACTGGCGCGGATGCTGGCGGCGCGGCGGGCCTCGGCTGCCGGGTCGCGACTGCACACGCGGCTGGTCGGTGTGTTTGCAATTGTCGCTTTGGTGCCAACCGTGCTGGTGGCGCTGTTTGCCGGTTTGCTGGTCAATATCGGGCTTGAAGGCTGGTTCTCAGACCGTGTGCAGCAGGTGGTGACCACCTCGCAATCCGCCGCTATTGCCTATCAGGAAGAGCATCGTCGCGACCTGACGCAGGACGCGCAGGCGCTGGCCAGCGTGCTGACCAATGCCGCGCGCAATGATCCGCTGATCGAGGATGGAATGCTGCGCAGCCTGTTGGTACAGGGGCAGGGGCTGATCCAGCGTGGCCTGCGCGAGGCCTATGTGATCGACCGCGCCGGCGATATCCGGGCGCGCGGAGAGCGATCCTATCTGTTCTGGTTTGAGGCCCCGACCGAAGAGCATTTCGATCAGGTCGATCTTGATGGCGTGACGCTGATCGAAGACTGGCAGAACAACGAATTTCGGGCTTTGGTCAAACTGTCGCCGCTGGCCGACCGTTATCTTTACGTCACGCGCGATGTCGATGGCGCGCTGTTCGGGCTGCTGGACGACACGCGGCAGACGGTGGGCGATTATCAGCAGTTGGAACAGACCCGCGGGCGTGTCCTGCTGGAATTCTCGCTGGTCTATCTGGGGTTTGCGCTGCTGATGGTCGCCGGCGCGATCTGGCTGGGGCTGTGGTTCGCAAGCCGGCTGTCGCGCCCGATCGGGCAGTTGGCGCAGGCCAGCGAACAGGTCGGTCGCGGTGATCTGGACGTGCAGGTGCCCGAACCCGATACGGGCGATGAGATCCAGACACTTGGTGCCAGCTTTAACCGCATGACCCGCCAGCTCAAGACGCAGCGCGAGGAACTGATCGAAAGCTATCGTTCCAGCGACGAGCAGCGGCGGCTGTTCGACAACGTGTTGTCCTCGGTTACCTCCGGCGTCGTGGGGTTGGATGCTGCGGGCGAGATCGACTTTCTCAACCGATCCGCGACGCGGTTGCTGCGGCTGGATCAGGCCCGCGACATTGATGCGCTGCTGTCCGAGGCCGTTCCCGAATTCGCGCCTCTGTTCGACCGTCTGACAGCATCGGTTTCCGAAACCGTGCAGGACGAGATTCGGCTGACGCGCGATGGCAAGGTCGAAAGCCTGCTGGTGCGCATGGCAATGCGCCGCGCCAATGATGGCGGGCTCGAGGGCTACGTGGTCGCATTTGACGATGTGACCGAACTGGTCAGCGCGCAGCGCATGGCCGCATGGGGTGACGTGGCCCGCCGCGTGGCGCACGAGATCAAGAACCCGCTGACGCCGATCCAACTGTCAGCCGAGCGCGTCCGCCGCAAATTCGGCGCCAATATCAGCGCCGAGGACAAGGCCAGTCTGGATCAATATGTGGATGTGATCATCCGCCAGACGGGCGATTTGCGCCGCATCGTGGACGAGTTCAGCCGCTTTGCCCGGATGCCCGAACCCGACCGCGCAGAGATCGATCTGGCGCGACTGCTGCGCGAGGCGGTGCTGATCCAGCAGGATGCGCTGAAGGATGCGCTGCAGGTCGATATCCCCGAACAACCCGTCATTGTGGATTGCGATGCCGGGATGCTCAGTCAGGCTTTCACCAATTTGCTCAAGAACGCGGGCGAAGCGGTTGATGAGAAAGCAGGCGATGCACCCGATGACTGGCAGCCTCGTATTGACGTGCAGATGATCGCCCAGCCCGACGCCATCGAGGTGCGCATCATCGACAACGGCACTGGCCTGCCGGCGGATCGGACGCGGCTCTTTGAACCCTATGTGACGTTGAAGGCGCAAGGCACCGGGCTGGGCTTGCCGATCGTCAAGAAGATCATCGAGGAACATGGCGGCAGCCTGTCCCTGACCGACGCGCCGGATGGTGAAGGCGCCATGTCGATCATCAGATTGCCGCGTGAACGACAGCCCGTGCGGCTGATGAGCAGAAGAAACAAACAGGAAAAAGAACAGGCAGGGACGGTATGA
- a CDS encoding two-component system sensor histidine kinase NtrB — protein MSCAPPPDFTASKQGIGWMGLPLPALVLDCKGRVAALNDAAEIWLNLSRRSTLGKALEGEEMANRLRIDPSLAPMAERVARGDEALFQPHVCFHIGDRAGRHDAHYATVHAGPAPDMPDGVMLLIAPSAADDRNSQNRAVRGAARSAIGMAEMLAHEIKNPLAGIRGAAQLMAMNASPEDREMADMIVSESRRIVALLDQVERFGDTTGPKLGPVNVHDVLEQVRRSAKVGFAKGLRILTDYDPSLPAAMADPDQLMQVCLNLVKNAAEALARRGGTIRLRTYYDHAMRLPPTPAEPAGRALPLQIEIEDDGPGLPEAIADQIFEPFVSGRENGTGLGLALVSKIITDHGAWLRVDSRPGRTIFCMSLPKA, from the coding sequence ATGAGCTGTGCGCCGCCGCCTGATTTTACTGCCTCAAAGCAGGGGATCGGCTGGATGGGCCTGCCTTTGCCGGCGCTGGTCCTGGATTGCAAGGGCCGGGTGGCGGCGCTGAATGATGCCGCCGAGATCTGGCTGAACCTGTCTCGCCGCTCGACTCTGGGCAAGGCACTGGAGGGCGAGGAGATGGCCAACCGGCTGCGCATCGACCCCTCGCTTGCACCGATGGCCGAACGCGTCGCGCGCGGCGATGAGGCGCTGTTTCAGCCGCATGTCTGCTTTCACATCGGTGATCGCGCGGGTCGTCACGATGCCCATTATGCCACGGTCCATGCGGGCCCTGCACCCGACATGCCCGACGGTGTGATGCTGTTGATCGCCCCCAGTGCCGCTGATGACAGGAACAGCCAGAACCGGGCCGTTCGCGGCGCGGCCCGCAGCGCCATCGGCATGGCCGAAATGCTGGCGCATGAGATCAAGAACCCGCTGGCCGGCATTCGCGGGGCGGCACAGTTGATGGCGATGAACGCCTCGCCCGAGGATCGCGAGATGGCCGATATGATCGTCAGCGAATCGCGCCGGATCGTGGCGCTGCTGGATCAGGTCGAGCGGTTCGGGGATACGACCGGACCAAAGCTGGGGCCGGTCAACGTGCATGACGTGCTGGAACAGGTGCGGCGCTCGGCCAAGGTGGGCTTTGCCAAGGGGCTGCGGATCCTGACGGATTACGACCCCTCTCTGCCCGCGGCGATGGCCGATCCCGATCAACTGATGCAGGTCTGCCTCAATCTGGTCAAGAACGCCGCCGAAGCTTTGGCGCGGCGCGGTGGCACGATCCGGTTGCGTACCTATTACGACCATGCGATGCGCTTGCCGCCGACGCCTGCCGAACCGGCGGGTCGAGCGCTGCCGCTGCAAATCGAGATCGAGGATGACGGTCCCGGCCTGCCCGAGGCAATCGCCGATCAGATTTTCGAACCCTTCGTGTCGGGCCGCGAGAACGGCACCGGGCTGGGTCTGGCGCTGGTCAGCAAGATCATCACCGATCACGGCGCGTGGCTGCGCGTGGACAGCCGCCCCGGCCGCACGATTTTCTGCATGTCACTGCCCAAGGCCTAG
- a CDS encoding sigma-54-dependent transcriptional regulator, whose product MSDILIVDDERDIRELIADILKDEGFQTRVAANSDEAVSALNEAEPALMILDIWLKDSRMDGIDILKQVKRNNPDVPVIIISGHGNIEIAVAAIRQGAYDFIEKPFNIDQLMVVINRAMETSRLRRENTSLRRGDSRPAEMLGLSAAFKRLRENLEKVAKSNGRVMLTGEPGAGKELAARYVHANSQRANEPFISVSCATIEPERMEEVLFGRESSERGIEPGLLEQAHGGVIYFDEVADMPYGTQPKILRVLTEQQFARAGGTDKVRVDLRVISSTNRDLATEIAAGRFRQELFDRLNVVPVVVPSLAERRDDIQMLAQHFIDEFNRDQGLTPRELPDETVAALQAMRWPGNIRQLRNVIERVLILAEDTGAIQPAELEPQGATPDNGEALSLGPQITALALREARELFEREYLLAQINRFGGNISRTAQFVGMERSALHRKLKSLGVVGGVRVDDEVAVGK is encoded by the coding sequence ATGAGCGATATCTTGATCGTCGATGACGAACGCGACATCCGCGAGCTGATCGCGGACATTCTCAAGGACGAAGGCTTTCAGACACGGGTCGCCGCGAATTCGGATGAGGCGGTGTCGGCGCTGAACGAGGCAGAGCCGGCACTGATGATCCTGGATATCTGGCTCAAGGACAGCCGGATGGACGGGATCGACATCCTGAAACAGGTCAAGCGCAACAATCCCGATGTGCCGGTGATCATCATTTCGGGCCACGGCAATATCGAAATCGCCGTCGCGGCGATCCGGCAGGGCGCCTATGACTTTATCGAAAAGCCATTCAACATCGATCAGTTGATGGTTGTCATCAACCGCGCAATGGAAACCAGCCGCTTGCGGCGCGAGAATACCAGTCTCCGACGCGGTGACAGCCGCCCGGCCGAGATGCTGGGGCTGTCGGCGGCGTTCAAGCGGCTGCGCGAGAACCTCGAAAAGGTTGCCAAGTCCAATGGCCGGGTGATGCTGACCGGCGAACCGGGGGCCGGCAAGGAACTGGCCGCGCGCTATGTGCACGCCAACAGCCAGCGCGCGAACGAGCCCTTCATCTCGGTCTCTTGCGCCACCATCGAACCCGAACGCATGGAAGAGGTGCTGTTTGGTCGCGAAAGCAGTGAACGCGGGATTGAACCCGGTCTGCTGGAACAGGCCCATGGCGGCGTCATCTATTTCGATGAAGTGGCCGACATGCCCTATGGCACCCAGCCCAAGATCCTGCGGGTGCTGACCGAACAGCAATTCGCGCGGGCCGGCGGCACCGACAAGGTTCGGGTCGATTTGCGGGTCATCAGTTCGACCAATCGCGATCTGGCAACCGAAATCGCCGCTGGCCGCTTTCGTCAGGAACTGTTCGACCGGCTGAATGTGGTGCCGGTCGTGGTGCCTTCGCTGGCAGAGCGGCGTGACGACATTCAGATGCTGGCGCAACATTTCATCGACGAGTTCAACCGCGACCAGGGACTGACCCCGCGCGAACTGCCTGATGAGACGGTGGCGGCGCTGCAGGCAATGCGCTGGCCGGGCAATATCCGCCAATTGCGCAATGTGATCGAGCGCGTGCTGATCCTGGCCGAGGATACCGGCGCGATTCAGCCCGCCGAACTGGAACCGCAAGGCGCGACGCCCGACAATGGCGAGGCGCTGAGCCTGGGCCCGCAGATCACCGCATTGGCCCTGCGCGAGGCCCGCGAACTGTTCGAGCGCGAATACCTGCTGGCGCAGATCAACCGCTTTGGCGGCAATATCAGCCGCACGGCGCAATTCGTCGGGATGGAGCGCAGCGCCCTGCATCGCAAGCTGAAATCGCTTGGCGTTGTCGGCGGGGTGCGCGTCGATGACGAGGTGGCCGTCGGGAAATGA
- a CDS encoding COG3650 family protein produces the protein MKLRLGAVALLPFALAACDEAAMSDLRSGLGMTPTEEAQPEEPAGPPQPPAVSPLDQAIEVQGGAQAAVSTAQAETYNTQAFVARGNEPFWNIEAAGDSVLYKTPANPAGRSINVRRLVFANGVEYVGTLDGSVFALTIRGDDCVDDMSGEAFPMTAVLKIGGRMNNGCAAPAAAAAATAGTATNQQG, from the coding sequence ATGAAACTTCGTCTTGGCGCCGTCGCGCTGCTGCCCTTTGCCCTTGCCGCCTGCGATGAGGCCGCGATGAGCGATCTGCGCAGCGGCCTTGGCATGACCCCCACCGAAGAGGCACAGCCCGAGGAACCGGCAGGCCCGCCGCAGCCGCCGGCCGTCTCGCCGCTGGATCAGGCCATCGAGGTGCAAGGGGGCGCGCAGGCCGCTGTTTCCACGGCACAGGCCGAGACCTATAACACCCAGGCCTTTGTCGCGCGCGGCAATGAACCGTTCTGGAACATCGAGGCCGCGGGCGATAGCGTCCTTTACAAGACGCCGGCGAACCCTGCCGGGCGCAGCATCAATGTGCGCCGTCTGGTCTTTGCAAACGGCGTCGAATATGTCGGCACGCTGGATGGCAGCGTCTTTGCCCTGACCATCCGCGGCGACGATTGCGTCGATGACATGTCGGGCGAGGCCTTCCCGATGACGGCGGTGCTCAAGATCGGCGGACGGATGAACAACGGCTGCGCGGCACCGGCTGCTGCTGCCGCGGCGACCGCCGGGACAGCGACCAACCAGCAGGGCTGA
- the trkA gene encoding Trk system potassium transporter TrkA, with translation MKIIICGAGQVGWQIARHLSGERNDVTVIDNNAELIRRATDALDVQGVTGFASHPDVLDRAGAHDADLIIAATHSDEVNMVTCQVAHSVFQVPRKIARLRSSAYLDAIYSDLYRTDHLPIDVVISPEREVAEAAMQRLSAPSTFDAETFMGDRVHLLGIALEEDCAALNTPLRQLNDIFSSLSAIVAGVRRDGRLFAPEANDQLFAGDQIYVFADHDDVDRTLEIFGKPTEKQERVVIIGAGNVGLAVARALEARPERVRAKLIERDRHRAEMAADSLERTIVLNGDGLSAELLEEAAVPRADAVLAVTDDDKTNILASVRAKQAGAKLAIALINDPTLVPLMGALDIDAYINPRATTVSTILRHIRHGRVRDIYSVGDAEAEVIEAQVLSTSPISGRAIRDIEFPEGVLIGAVRKGEKVLKPTSDMRIEEGDLVLIFALSADVPEVERLLQVSIDFF, from the coding sequence ATGAAGATCATCATCTGCGGGGCGGGACAGGTCGGTTGGCAGATCGCAAGGCATCTGTCGGGCGAGCGCAACGACGTCACCGTCATCGACAACAATGCTGAACTGATCCGCCGCGCCACCGACGCGCTGGACGTGCAAGGCGTGACAGGCTTTGCCAGTCATCCCGATGTTCTGGACCGTGCCGGCGCCCATGACGCTGATCTGATCATTGCAGCCACGCATTCGGACGAGGTGAACATGGTCACCTGCCAGGTGGCCCATTCGGTCTTTCAGGTGCCGCGCAAGATCGCCCGTTTGCGCAGCAGCGCCTATCTGGATGCGATTTATTCGGACCTTTATCGCACCGATCACCTGCCGATCGACGTGGTGATCAGCCCCGAACGCGAGGTGGCCGAGGCCGCGATGCAGCGCCTGTCCGCACCCTCGACCTTCGACGCCGAGACCTTCATGGGGGATCGGGTGCATCTGCTGGGCATCGCGCTGGAAGAGGATTGCGCCGCGCTGAACACGCCGCTGCGGCAGTTGAATGACATCTTTTCCAGCCTCAGCGCCATTGTGGCCGGTGTGCGCCGCGATGGCCGTCTGTTTGCACCCGAGGCCAATGACCAGCTGTTTGCGGGCGACCAGATCTATGTCTTTGCCGACCACGACGATGTCGACCGCACGCTGGAGATCTTTGGCAAGCCCACCGAAAAGCAGGAACGCGTGGTCATCATCGGCGCGGGCAATGTCGGGCTTGCCGTCGCGCGCGCCCTCGAGGCCCGCCCCGAACGAGTGCGCGCCAAGCTGATCGAACGTGACCGCCACCGCGCCGAAATGGCCGCCGATTCGCTGGAGCGGACCATCGTGCTGAACGGTGACGGCCTCTCGGCGGAACTGCTGGAAGAGGCCGCCGTTCCGCGCGCCGACGCCGTTCTGGCGGTGACCGATGATGACAAGACCAACATTCTGGCATCGGTTCGGGCCAAACAGGCCGGGGCCAAGCTGGCCATTGCGTTGATCAACGACCCGACGCTGGTGCCGCTGATGGGGGCGCTGGACATTGACGCCTATATCAACCCGCGCGCCACCACCGTTTCAACCATTCTGCGCCATATCCGTCATGGCCGGGTGCGCGACATCTATTCGGTCGGCGACGCCGAGGCCGAGGTGATCGAGGCGCAGGTGCTGTCGACCTCGCCCATTTCCGGGCGGGCGATCCGCGACATCGAATTTCCCGAGGGCGTGTTGATCGGTGCGGTGCGCAAGGGCGAAAAGGTTCTCAAACCCACCTCCGACATGCGCATCGAAGAGGGCGATCTGGTGTTGATCTTTGCCCTGTCGGCAGACGTTCCCGAGGTCGAGCGCCTGTTGCAGGTCTCGATCGACTTTTTCTGA
- a CDS encoding L-serine ammonia-lyase, with the protein MFLSVFDLFKIGVGPSSSHTMGPMIAGARFLGALREQPFRPHGLRASLHGSLAFTGKGHATDRATILGLAGFTPETMDPEAAEAALAANRDSRRLSPEGLPDLQFDPDSDLLFDYDNALPGHANGMTLSATDAQGDVIFHQVYYSVGGGFVLTEEELARKGDEDRSDASSKVPYPFASAAEMLRMAEESGKSIARMKRENESVYRRDAEIDDGLRRVWQVMRDCMDRGLETDGHLPGGLNVRRRAKGIHDKLMAERGMNLTAPHVINDWMSAYAMAVNEENAAGGQVVTAPTNGAAGVLPSVLRYWLDHVPGASESALDDFLLTSAAIGGLIKHNASISGAECGCQAEVGSASAMAAAGLAAVLGGTPQQIENAAEIALEHHLGMTCDPVKGLVQIPCIERNGLGAVKAISAASLALRGDGQHFVPLDAAIETMRQTGRDMSEKYKETSLGGLAVNVPNC; encoded by the coding sequence ATGTTCCTGTCGGTATTCGACCTGTTCAAGATCGGCGTCGGCCCGTCTTCGTCGCATACGATGGGTCCGATGATCGCCGGTGCGCGTTTTCTCGGCGCGTTGCGCGAACAGCCATTCCGACCGCACGGGCTGCGCGCCAGCCTGCATGGCAGTCTGGCCTTTACCGGCAAGGGGCACGCCACCGACCGCGCCACCATCCTGGGTCTTGCCGGCTTCACCCCCGAGACCATGGACCCGGAGGCCGCCGAAGCCGCGCTGGCCGCCAACCGCGACAGCCGCCGCCTCAGCCCCGAGGGCCTGCCCGACCTGCAATTTGATCCCGACAGCGACCTGCTGTTCGATTATGACAATGCCTTGCCCGGCCACGCCAACGGCATGACCCTTTCGGCGACCGATGCGCAGGGGGATGTGATCTTTCATCAGGTCTATTATTCTGTCGGCGGCGGCTTTGTGCTGACCGAAGAGGAACTGGCACGCAAGGGCGACGAGGACCGCAGTGATGCCAGCAGCAAGGTGCCCTACCCATTCGCCAGCGCCGCCGAAATGCTGCGCATGGCCGAGGAATCGGGAAAATCCATCGCCCGGATGAAACGCGAGAACGAAAGCGTTTATCGCCGCGATGCCGAAATCGACGATGGCCTGCGCCGGGTCTGGCAGGTGATGCGCGACTGCATGGATCGCGGCCTGGAAACGGACGGTCACCTGCCGGGCGGGCTGAACGTGCGCCGCCGGGCCAAGGGGATCCATGACAAGCTGATGGCAGAGCGCGGCATGAACCTGACCGCCCCGCATGTGATCAATGACTGGATGTCGGCCTATGCCATGGCCGTGAACGAGGAAAACGCCGCCGGCGGTCAGGTCGTGACGGCCCCCACAAACGGCGCGGCCGGGGTGCTGCCTTCGGTACTGCGCTATTGGCTGGATCACGTGCCCGGCGCCTCTGAAAGCGCGCTTGACGACTTTTTGCTGACATCGGCGGCAATTGGCGGGCTGATCAAGCACAATGCCTCGATTTCCGGCGCGGAATGCGGCTGTCAGGCCGAGGTTGGCAGCGCCTCAGCGATGGCCGCAGCCGGGCTGGCCGCCGTCCTTGGCGGCACGCCCCAGCAGATCGAGAACGCAGCCGAGATTGCGCTGGAACACCACCTCGGCATGACCTGCGACCCGGTGAAGGGACTGGTTCAGATCCCCTGCATCGAACGGAACGGTCTGGGCGCGGTCAAGGCGATCAGCGCCGCCAGCCTGGCACTGCGCGGCGATGGCCAGCATTTTGTGCCGCTGGACGCCGCCATCGAAACCATGCGCCAGACAGGCCGTGACATGAGCGAGAAATACAAAGAGACCTCGCTTGGCGGGCTGGCCGTCAACGTACCCAATTGCTGA
- the dusB gene encoding tRNA dihydrouridine synthase DusB, protein MTQPDPIHVGDQRLGLPVFLAPMAGITDLPFRRAVARHGAGLMVSEMVASTEMVTPRPSTRAAVRAKALTDGALPVSVQIAGREAGAMAETARIVAGMGARIIDINMGCPAKKVTGGLSGAALMRDLDHALGLVDAVIGAVNLPVTLKMRLGWDDDCLNAPELARRASDAGVRMLTVHGRTRAQFYKGRADWRAIRAVANLPDRPPLVANGDVVDAASARVALEQSGADAVMVGRGAQGAPWRLAQIAHELWAAPAPAIPQAAALADAVADHYEDILSLYGAELGLRVARKHLGWYADANGAPGRDLLMRAATPAETLALIRMLFADAAGDGQGRIA, encoded by the coding sequence ATGACCCAGCCAGACCCCATTCATGTCGGCGATCAGCGCCTTGGGCTGCCGGTCTTTCTGGCACCGATGGCAGGGATCACCGATTTGCCCTTTCGTCGCGCCGTTGCCCGTCATGGTGCCGGGCTGATGGTCAGCGAAATGGTGGCCTCGACCGAGATGGTGACGCCGCGCCCCTCGACCCGCGCGGCCGTGCGTGCCAAGGCTTTGACCGACGGCGCGTTGCCGGTCAGCGTGCAGATTGCCGGTCGCGAGGCCGGGGCGATGGCTGAAACGGCGCGGATCGTGGCGGGGATGGGTGCGCGAATCATCGATATCAACATGGGCTGCCCGGCAAAGAAGGTGACGGGCGGTCTGTCCGGGGCGGCGCTGATGCGGGATCTGGATCACGCCCTGGGCCTGGTCGATGCGGTGATCGGCGCGGTCAACCTGCCCGTGACATTGAAGATGCGTCTTGGCTGGGATGACGATTGCCTGAACGCCCCCGAGCTTGCGCGCCGCGCCAGCGATGCCGGCGTGCGGATGCTGACCGTGCATGGCCGGACGCGGGCGCAGTTCTACAAGGGCCGTGCGGACTGGCGCGCGATCAGGGCGGTGGCCAACCTGCCCGACCGCCCGCCACTGGTTGCCAATGGCGATGTGGTGGACGCGGCTTCGGCGCGGGTGGCGCTGGAGCAGTCGGGCGCAGACGCGGTGATGGTCGGGCGCGGGGCGCAGGGTGCGCCCTGGCGTCTGGCTCAGATCGCGCATGAGCTATGGGCAGCCCCTGCGCCCGCGATCCCGCAGGCCGCGGCCTTGGCCGACGCGGTGGCCGATCACTATGAGGATATCCTGTCGCTTTACGGGGCCGAACTTGGCCTGCGCGTCGCGCGCAAGCATCTGGGCTGGTACGCCGATGCCAATGGTGCGCCGGGGCGTGACCTGTTGATGCGGGCCGCGACACCGGCCGAGACGCTGGCGTTGATCCGGATGCTGTTCGCGGATGCGGCAGGCGACGGGCAGGGGCGCATCGCATGA